In Sphaerodactylus townsendi isolate TG3544 linkage group LG13, MPM_Stown_v2.3, whole genome shotgun sequence, one DNA window encodes the following:
- the APOOL gene encoding MICOS complex subunit MIC27 isoform X1, with product MLCGATQFSLLTATSQITPPPPKCFQITGPGNGAAAVTMAKWAAVPATLACASINVSAAMEEEPKSQPVKPHQLSFYNEPTLKSRYVDEKPGGLQSGISSVRKSTGYYIDGLKNVYFFIKNGVISSIQFGKDAYVYLKNPPPEFLPKVGAITISGLTGIVLAKKGSRFKKIAYPVGLSALCISLCYPAQSIVVAKVSGRKLYSASHKTYEAIGSLWTKPSTSEVPLVQDKVAKEAPVSRTDQSISEVHTAASESEEKAEAHQTPFHAGKTVAESNSVPLIAKVKVPSVISDAVKVQKFTPDPNLMDHGQSSPEDVDMYSTRS from the exons ATGCTCTGTGGAGCAACGCAATTCAGTTTACTGACCGCCACTTCAcaaataactccccccccccccaagtgttttCAGATTACAGGTCCAGGAAATGGGGCTGCAGCTGTTACG ATGGCAAAATGGGCAGCTGTCCCTGCCACATTGGCATGTGCTTCTATTAATGTGTCCGCTGCCATGGAAGAGGAACCGAAATCCCAGCCAGTCAAACCGCATCAG ctttcATTTTATAACGAACCAACTCTGAAGTCAAGATACGTTGATGAAAAGCCTGGTGGCTTGCAGTCTGGGATTTCTTCAGTCAGAAAGTCAACGGGTTATTACATCGATGGGCTCAAG AATGTTTATTTCTTCATAAAAAATGGAGTAATATCTTCAATACAGTTTGGAAAAG atgcaTATGTTTATCTGAAGAATCCCCCTCCAGAATTTCTTCCAAAAGTTGGTGCAATTACAATTTCTGGATTGACTGGGATAGTCCTAGCAAAGAAAG GATCCAGATTTAAGAAGATTGCCTATCCTGTGGGACTCAGCGCATTGTGCATCTCTCTTTGCTACCCAGCTCAGTCAATAGTTGTTGCAAAG GTATCAGGTCGAAAGCTATATTCTGCAAGCCACAAAACCTATGAAGCAATAGGATCACTCTGGACAAAACCATCCACGTCAGAAGTGCCCCTAGTCCAGGATAAAGTTGCCAAG GAAGCTCCAGTCTCTAGAACAGATCAGAGCATCTCAGAAGTGCATACGGCAGCTTCGGAATCAGAGGAAAAGGCAGAAGCACACCAGACACCATTTCATGCAGGGAAAACTGTTGCCGAATCAAATTCAGTGCCTTTGATAGCTAAAGTGAAGGTGCCAAGTGTCATATCAG aTGCAGTGAAGGTACAAAAGTTTACACCTGATCCCAACCTCATGGACCACGGCCAGTCCAGTCCAGAAGATGTGGATATGTACAGTACAAGAAGCTAA
- the APOOL gene encoding MICOS complex subunit MIC27 isoform X2 has translation MAAKMAKWAAVPATLACASINVSAAMEEEPKSQPVKPHQLSFYNEPTLKSRYVDEKPGGLQSGISSVRKSTGYYIDGLKNVYFFIKNGVISSIQFGKDAYVYLKNPPPEFLPKVGAITISGLTGIVLAKKGSRFKKIAYPVGLSALCISLCYPAQSIVVAKVSGRKLYSASHKTYEAIGSLWTKPSTSEVPLVQDKVAKEAPVSRTDQSISEVHTAASESEEKAEAHQTPFHAGKTVAESNSVPLIAKVKVPSVISDAVKVQKFTPDPNLMDHGQSSPEDVDMYSTRS, from the exons ATGGCAAAATGGGCAGCTGTCCCTGCCACATTGGCATGTGCTTCTATTAATGTGTCCGCTGCCATGGAAGAGGAACCGAAATCCCAGCCAGTCAAACCGCATCAG ctttcATTTTATAACGAACCAACTCTGAAGTCAAGATACGTTGATGAAAAGCCTGGTGGCTTGCAGTCTGGGATTTCTTCAGTCAGAAAGTCAACGGGTTATTACATCGATGGGCTCAAG AATGTTTATTTCTTCATAAAAAATGGAGTAATATCTTCAATACAGTTTGGAAAAG atgcaTATGTTTATCTGAAGAATCCCCCTCCAGAATTTCTTCCAAAAGTTGGTGCAATTACAATTTCTGGATTGACTGGGATAGTCCTAGCAAAGAAAG GATCCAGATTTAAGAAGATTGCCTATCCTGTGGGACTCAGCGCATTGTGCATCTCTCTTTGCTACCCAGCTCAGTCAATAGTTGTTGCAAAG GTATCAGGTCGAAAGCTATATTCTGCAAGCCACAAAACCTATGAAGCAATAGGATCACTCTGGACAAAACCATCCACGTCAGAAGTGCCCCTAGTCCAGGATAAAGTTGCCAAG GAAGCTCCAGTCTCTAGAACAGATCAGAGCATCTCAGAAGTGCATACGGCAGCTTCGGAATCAGAGGAAAAGGCAGAAGCACACCAGACACCATTTCATGCAGGGAAAACTGTTGCCGAATCAAATTCAGTGCCTTTGATAGCTAAAGTGAAGGTGCCAAGTGTCATATCAG aTGCAGTGAAGGTACAAAAGTTTACACCTGATCCCAACCTCATGGACCACGGCCAGTCCAGTCCAGAAGATGTGGATATGTACAGTACAAGAAGCTAA